One stretch of Miscanthus floridulus cultivar M001 chromosome 18, ASM1932011v1, whole genome shotgun sequence DNA includes these proteins:
- the LOC136520679 gene encoding SPX domain-containing membrane protein OsI_21475-like isoform X3 has product MIEKIVLFLLEQQGILASRIEKLGKQRAILQEQPDISGIAELREAYREVGIDLIKLLKFVDLNATGIRKILKKFDKRFGYRFTDYYVTSRSNHPYSQLQQVFKHVGVGAVVGALSRNLAELQERQGSYLSIYDQPSSALKDPIIDMINSSVDKLTRSTIFLRFLGQHAMIADEESPSTVGEEEIEDQKYHFMSLMLNLVNTFLYMVNTYIIVPTADDYSVSLGAASTVCGVVIGSMAVAQIFSSVYFSAWSNKSYFKPLVFSSIVLFLGNVCYAMAYDMKSLTVLIIGRLLCGMGSARALNRRYISDCVPARIRMQASAGFVSASALGMACGPALAGLLQWKFKVYMVTFNQSTLPGWVMAVAWLLYLIWLWVSFKEPNRATEVNEAPQNPASAQTVDIGRLENGLAQPLLTDSVDKQNEDEDEEVDDSEEAADDSRKPATSIGSAYRLLTPSVKVQLLIYFMLKYAMEILLSESSVITNHYFSWNTSAVAIFLAILGLTVLPVNAVVGTYISNMFEDRQLLMVSQITLLVGIIFSFKVTSTYSVVQYVVSALVTFVSAEVLEGVNLSLLSSVMSSRLSRGTYNGGLLSTEAGTLARVVADCTITAAGYLGVGMLLNVTLLPSLVICVASIACTFLTYNSGAKPGLILAGVSTNP; this is encoded by the exons ATG ATAGAGAAAATTGTCCTGTTTCTGTTGGAACAACAAGGAATATTGGCAAGCAGGATTGAGAAGTTAGGAAAGCAAAGGGCAATACTACAAGAGCAGCCAGATATATCTGGCATTGCTGAGTTACGAGAAGCTTATAGGGAAGTTGGTATCGACCTCATCAAACTTCTCAAGTTTGTTGATCTTAATGCAACTGGCATCCGGAAAATTTTGAAGAAGTTTGATAAGCGTTTCGGCTATAGATTTACTGATTACTATGTGACAAGTAGATCAAATCACCCTTACTCTCAGCTGCAACAGGTCTTTAAGCATGTG GGTGTAGGAGCTGTTGTAGGAGCTTTATCACGTAACCTTGCTGAACTCCAAGAACGTCAAGGAAGCTACTTATCTATTTATGATCAGCCATCTTCTGCTCTTAAG GACCCCATCATTGATATGATAAATTCCTCAGTTGATAAGTTGACAAGGTCAACTATTTTTCTTCGCTTTTTGGGGCAACATGCCATGATTGCGGATGAGGAGTCTCCTAGCACTGTAGGAGAGGAAGAAATAGAAGATCAGAAATACCATTTCATGTCCCTTATGCTGAACCTGGTGAACACATTCCTTTACATGGTCAACACGTACATCATTGTGCCAACTGCAGATGACTATTCAGTGAGCCTTGGGGCCGCTTCTACTGTTTGTGGTGTGGTCATTGGTTCAATGGCTGTTGCACAAATATTTTCCTCTGTTTACTTCAGTGCATGGTCCAACAAGTCATATTTCAAACCGCTTGTTTTCAGTAGCATTGTTTTGTTCTTGGGGAATGTATGCTATGCAATGGCATATGATATGAAGTCCCTAACAGTCCTTATTATCGGACGTTTACTCTGTGG GATGGGTTCTGCAAGAGCTCTCAATCGCCGATACATTAGTGATTGTGTCCCTGCAAGAATACGCATGCAAGCATCGGCAGGATTTGTTAGCGCAAGTGCACTTGGCATGGCCTGTGGGCCAGCTCTCGCTGGTTTACTTCAGTGGAAATTCAAGGTCTACATGGTTACTTTCAATCAATCGACTCTACCTGGTTGGGTGATGGCAGTTGCATGGCTATTGTATTTGATTTGGCTATGGGTCTCATTCAAAGAACCGAACCGTGCTACCGAAGTGAATGAAGCCCCACAAAATCCTGCTTCTG CACAAACAGTTGATATTGGACGACTAGAGAATGGACTTGCACAGCCTCTGCTCACGGATTCCGTAGATAAacaaaatgaagatgaagatgaagaagttgatgacaGTGAAGAAGCTGCAGATGACTCTCGCAAACCTGCAACATCAATTGGCTCAGCATACCGATTGCTTACCCCGTCAGTAAAG GTCCAGTTGTTGATATACTTCATGCTTAAATACGCAATGGAGATTTTGCTTTCAGAGTCAAGTGTTATCACCAATCACTATTTCAGTTGGAATACAAGCGCAGTGGCAATATTTCTAGCAATCCTTGGGTTGACAGTCCTTCCTGTTAATGCTGTTGTTGGAACATACATCAGCAACATGTTTGAGGACAG GCAACTCCTCATGGTATCTCAAATTACGTTGCTAGTAGGCATTATTTTCAGCTTCAAAGTTACGAGTACATACTCTGTTGTCCAGTATGTTGTCTCAGCACTTGTCACATTTGTTTCTGCAGAAGTTCTTGAAG GCGTGAACCTTTCCCTCCTATCAAGCGTGATGTCGTCCCGCCTCTCCCGTGGCACATACAACGGTGGTCTCCTCTCGACGGAGGCTGGGACCCTGGCGAGGGTGGTCGCCGACTGCACCATCACCGCGGCAGGGTACCTGGGCGTGGGGATGCTCCTCAACGTCACCCTGCTACCATCCCTGGTGATATGTGTTGCGTCCATTGCCTGCACCTTCCTGACGTATAACTCAGGGGCGAAGCCAGGATTAATCCTCGCCGGGGTCAGCACAAACCCATAG
- the LOC136523308 gene encoding uncharacterized protein → MIAEVSPTRRPDLTASHPPPPAAPAASQASAPPALPSPSPSSSPTSSPILPTKDVAGSGVLAPPRDPWPPVRMPASGTAAAAADGGSEPVPTGSGASAPPRPSTLPQPSRSGSVATTSTRDDDVGHHCSSHHRRRARPCGIHGPSAATCAAADTDPGGSHRDRHCNGRSTAASSRGDRASASRGEDAATTTTTAAPLPPKGVTYDAASPPPLGMDASNTAATAGPGGTVTASLGASGSSLSPAAAPFFHGCSSGGRTTTTRTPMTMNPRHTWRPLVARRCRPHRPPCAATLVQPQLWGAAEQGLCVAVLLLSGAVRDMAVGGGSAADHARSW, encoded by the coding sequence ATGATAGCAGAGGTGTCTCCCACCCGACGGCCTGACCTGACGGCctcccacccgccgccgccggcggcgccggCCGCCTCCCAGGCGTCGGCGCCCcctgccctcccctccccctccccctcctcctcccccacctcctcccctATCCTCCCCACCAAGGATGTGGCCGGATCTGGCGTTCTGGCGCCTCCGCGGGATCCGTGGCCGCCCGTGCGGATGCCGGCGTCGGgaactgccgccgccgctgccgatgGCGGATCCGAGCCCGTTCCCACTGGATCCGGCGCTTCGGCCCCTCCGCGGCCCTCCACGCTGCCGCAACCGTCGAGGTCGGGCTCCGTCGCCACTACATCCACGCGCGACGATGATGTCGGGCACCACTGCAGCAGCCACCACCGGCGTCGAGCCCGCCCTTGCGGGATCCACGGCCCCTCCGCGGCCACCTGCGCCGCCGCCGACACTGACCCCGGAGGCAGCCACCGTGACCGCCACTGCAACGGCCGGtccaccgccgcctcctcccgCGGGGACCGCGCGAGCGCCTCCCGGGGCGAGGACGCTGCCACGACAACCACCACGGCCGCGCCGCTGCCGCCCAAGGGGGTCACCTATGACGCTGCGTCCCCTCCACCGCTGGGGATGGATGCGAGCAATACCGCGGCCACGGCCGGGCCCGGGGGTACCGTCACGGCGTCGCTGGGCGCCTCAGGCTCCTCCCTCTCGCCGGCCGCGGCACCGTTCTTCCACGGATGCTCTTCGGGAgggcggacgacgacgacgaggacacCGATGACGATGAACCCGCGACATACCTGGAGGCCGCTCGTCGCCCGGCGATGCCGGCCTCACCGTCCCCCGTGCGCCGCCACACTCGTTCAGCCGCAGCTTTGGGGCGCCGCGGAGCAGGGCCTTTGCGTGGCTGTGCTGCTGCTGAGCGGGGCCGTCAGGGACATGGCCGTAGGCGGAGGAAGCGCAGCCGACCACGCCCGCAGTTGGTGA
- the LOC136520679 gene encoding SPX domain-containing membrane protein OsI_21475-like isoform X2, which produces MVNFGKKLMADQIPEWRGYYINYKLMKKKVKQYGQQLQQGEKDHRRVLKDFSKMLDDQIEKIVLFLLEQQGILASRIEKLGKQRAILQEQPDISGIAELREAYREVGIDLIKLLKFVDLNATGIRKILKKFDKRFGYRFTDYYVTSRSNHPYSQLQQVFKHVGVGAVVGALSRNLAELQERQGSYLSIYDQPSSALKDPIIDMINSSVDKLTRSTIFLRFLGQHAMIADEESPSTVGEEEIEDQKYHFMSLMLNLVNTFLYMVNTYIIVPTADDYSVSLGAASTVCGVVIGSMAVAQIFSSVYFSAWSNKSYFKPLVFSSIVLFLGNVCYAMAYDMKSLTVLIIGRLLCGMGSARALNRRYISDCVPARIRMQASAGFVSASALGMACGPALAGLLQWKFKVYMVTFNQSTLPGWVMAVAWLLYLIWLWVSFKEPNRATEVNEAPQNPASAQTVDIGRLENGLAQPLLTDSVDKQNEDEDEEVDDSEEAADDSRKPATSIGSAYRLLTPSVKVQLLIYFMLKYAMEILLSESSVITNHYFSWNTSAVAIFLAILGLTVLPVNAVVGTYISNMFEDRQLLMVSQITLLVGIIFSFKVTSTYSVVQYVVSALVTFVSAEVLEGVNLSLLSSVMSSRLSRGTYNGGLLSTEAGTLARVVADCTITAAGYLGVGMLLNVTLLPSLVICVASIACTFLTYNSLF; this is translated from the exons ATGGTTAACTTCGGGAAGAAATTGATGGCAGATCAAATTCCAGAATGGAGAGG TTATTATATTAATTACAAGTTGATGAAGAAGAAAGTTAAACAGTATGGCCAGCAGCTCCAGCAGGGTGAGAAAGATCATCGTCGGGTTCTGAAGGATTTCTCGAAGATGCTTGATGATCAG ATAGAGAAAATTGTCCTGTTTCTGTTGGAACAACAAGGAATATTGGCAAGCAGGATTGAGAAGTTAGGAAAGCAAAGGGCAATACTACAAGAGCAGCCAGATATATCTGGCATTGCTGAGTTACGAGAAGCTTATAGGGAAGTTGGTATCGACCTCATCAAACTTCTCAAGTTTGTTGATCTTAATGCAACTGGCATCCGGAAAATTTTGAAGAAGTTTGATAAGCGTTTCGGCTATAGATTTACTGATTACTATGTGACAAGTAGATCAAATCACCCTTACTCTCAGCTGCAACAGGTCTTTAAGCATGTG GGTGTAGGAGCTGTTGTAGGAGCTTTATCACGTAACCTTGCTGAACTCCAAGAACGTCAAGGAAGCTACTTATCTATTTATGATCAGCCATCTTCTGCTCTTAAG GACCCCATCATTGATATGATAAATTCCTCAGTTGATAAGTTGACAAGGTCAACTATTTTTCTTCGCTTTTTGGGGCAACATGCCATGATTGCGGATGAGGAGTCTCCTAGCACTGTAGGAGAGGAAGAAATAGAAGATCAGAAATACCATTTCATGTCCCTTATGCTGAACCTGGTGAACACATTCCTTTACATGGTCAACACGTACATCATTGTGCCAACTGCAGATGACTATTCAGTGAGCCTTGGGGCCGCTTCTACTGTTTGTGGTGTGGTCATTGGTTCAATGGCTGTTGCACAAATATTTTCCTCTGTTTACTTCAGTGCATGGTCCAACAAGTCATATTTCAAACCGCTTGTTTTCAGTAGCATTGTTTTGTTCTTGGGGAATGTATGCTATGCAATGGCATATGATATGAAGTCCCTAACAGTCCTTATTATCGGACGTTTACTCTGTGG GATGGGTTCTGCAAGAGCTCTCAATCGCCGATACATTAGTGATTGTGTCCCTGCAAGAATACGCATGCAAGCATCGGCAGGATTTGTTAGCGCAAGTGCACTTGGCATGGCCTGTGGGCCAGCTCTCGCTGGTTTACTTCAGTGGAAATTCAAGGTCTACATGGTTACTTTCAATCAATCGACTCTACCTGGTTGGGTGATGGCAGTTGCATGGCTATTGTATTTGATTTGGCTATGGGTCTCATTCAAAGAACCGAACCGTGCTACCGAAGTGAATGAAGCCCCACAAAATCCTGCTTCTG CACAAACAGTTGATATTGGACGACTAGAGAATGGACTTGCACAGCCTCTGCTCACGGATTCCGTAGATAAacaaaatgaagatgaagatgaagaagttgatgacaGTGAAGAAGCTGCAGATGACTCTCGCAAACCTGCAACATCAATTGGCTCAGCATACCGATTGCTTACCCCGTCAGTAAAG GTCCAGTTGTTGATATACTTCATGCTTAAATACGCAATGGAGATTTTGCTTTCAGAGTCAAGTGTTATCACCAATCACTATTTCAGTTGGAATACAAGCGCAGTGGCAATATTTCTAGCAATCCTTGGGTTGACAGTCCTTCCTGTTAATGCTGTTGTTGGAACATACATCAGCAACATGTTTGAGGACAG GCAACTCCTCATGGTATCTCAAATTACGTTGCTAGTAGGCATTATTTTCAGCTTCAAAGTTACGAGTACATACTCTGTTGTCCAGTATGTTGTCTCAGCACTTGTCACATTTGTTTCTGCAGAAGTTCTTGAAG GCGTGAACCTTTCCCTCCTATCAAGCGTGATGTCGTCCCGCCTCTCCCGTGGCACATACAACGGTGGTCTCCTCTCGACGGAGGCTGGGACCCTGGCGAGGGTGGTCGCCGACTGCACCATCACCGCGGCAGGGTACCTGGGCGTGGGGATGCTCCTCAACGTCACCCTGCTACCATCCCTGGTGATATGTGTTGCGTCCATTGCCTGCACCTTCCTGAC GTATAACTCACTTTTCTGA
- the LOC136520679 gene encoding SPX domain-containing membrane protein OsI_21475-like isoform X1: MVNFGKKLMADQIPEWRGYYINYKLMKKKVKQYGQQLQQGEKDHRRVLKDFSKMLDDQIEKIVLFLLEQQGILASRIEKLGKQRAILQEQPDISGIAELREAYREVGIDLIKLLKFVDLNATGIRKILKKFDKRFGYRFTDYYVTSRSNHPYSQLQQVFKHVGVGAVVGALSRNLAELQERQGSYLSIYDQPSSALKDPIIDMINSSVDKLTRSTIFLRFLGQHAMIADEESPSTVGEEEIEDQKYHFMSLMLNLVNTFLYMVNTYIIVPTADDYSVSLGAASTVCGVVIGSMAVAQIFSSVYFSAWSNKSYFKPLVFSSIVLFLGNVCYAMAYDMKSLTVLIIGRLLCGMGSARALNRRYISDCVPARIRMQASAGFVSASALGMACGPALAGLLQWKFKVYMVTFNQSTLPGWVMAVAWLLYLIWLWVSFKEPNRATEVNEAPQNPASAQTVDIGRLENGLAQPLLTDSVDKQNEDEDEEVDDSEEAADDSRKPATSIGSAYRLLTPSVKVQLLIYFMLKYAMEILLSESSVITNHYFSWNTSAVAIFLAILGLTVLPVNAVVGTYISNMFEDRQLLMVSQITLLVGIIFSFKVTSTYSVVQYVVSALVTFVSAEVLEGVNLSLLSSVMSSRLSRGTYNGGLLSTEAGTLARVVADCTITAAGYLGVGMLLNVTLLPSLVICVASIACTFLTYNSGAKPGLILAGVSTNP; the protein is encoded by the exons ATGGTTAACTTCGGGAAGAAATTGATGGCAGATCAAATTCCAGAATGGAGAGG TTATTATATTAATTACAAGTTGATGAAGAAGAAAGTTAAACAGTATGGCCAGCAGCTCCAGCAGGGTGAGAAAGATCATCGTCGGGTTCTGAAGGATTTCTCGAAGATGCTTGATGATCAG ATAGAGAAAATTGTCCTGTTTCTGTTGGAACAACAAGGAATATTGGCAAGCAGGATTGAGAAGTTAGGAAAGCAAAGGGCAATACTACAAGAGCAGCCAGATATATCTGGCATTGCTGAGTTACGAGAAGCTTATAGGGAAGTTGGTATCGACCTCATCAAACTTCTCAAGTTTGTTGATCTTAATGCAACTGGCATCCGGAAAATTTTGAAGAAGTTTGATAAGCGTTTCGGCTATAGATTTACTGATTACTATGTGACAAGTAGATCAAATCACCCTTACTCTCAGCTGCAACAGGTCTTTAAGCATGTG GGTGTAGGAGCTGTTGTAGGAGCTTTATCACGTAACCTTGCTGAACTCCAAGAACGTCAAGGAAGCTACTTATCTATTTATGATCAGCCATCTTCTGCTCTTAAG GACCCCATCATTGATATGATAAATTCCTCAGTTGATAAGTTGACAAGGTCAACTATTTTTCTTCGCTTTTTGGGGCAACATGCCATGATTGCGGATGAGGAGTCTCCTAGCACTGTAGGAGAGGAAGAAATAGAAGATCAGAAATACCATTTCATGTCCCTTATGCTGAACCTGGTGAACACATTCCTTTACATGGTCAACACGTACATCATTGTGCCAACTGCAGATGACTATTCAGTGAGCCTTGGGGCCGCTTCTACTGTTTGTGGTGTGGTCATTGGTTCAATGGCTGTTGCACAAATATTTTCCTCTGTTTACTTCAGTGCATGGTCCAACAAGTCATATTTCAAACCGCTTGTTTTCAGTAGCATTGTTTTGTTCTTGGGGAATGTATGCTATGCAATGGCATATGATATGAAGTCCCTAACAGTCCTTATTATCGGACGTTTACTCTGTGG GATGGGTTCTGCAAGAGCTCTCAATCGCCGATACATTAGTGATTGTGTCCCTGCAAGAATACGCATGCAAGCATCGGCAGGATTTGTTAGCGCAAGTGCACTTGGCATGGCCTGTGGGCCAGCTCTCGCTGGTTTACTTCAGTGGAAATTCAAGGTCTACATGGTTACTTTCAATCAATCGACTCTACCTGGTTGGGTGATGGCAGTTGCATGGCTATTGTATTTGATTTGGCTATGGGTCTCATTCAAAGAACCGAACCGTGCTACCGAAGTGAATGAAGCCCCACAAAATCCTGCTTCTG CACAAACAGTTGATATTGGACGACTAGAGAATGGACTTGCACAGCCTCTGCTCACGGATTCCGTAGATAAacaaaatgaagatgaagatgaagaagttgatgacaGTGAAGAAGCTGCAGATGACTCTCGCAAACCTGCAACATCAATTGGCTCAGCATACCGATTGCTTACCCCGTCAGTAAAG GTCCAGTTGTTGATATACTTCATGCTTAAATACGCAATGGAGATTTTGCTTTCAGAGTCAAGTGTTATCACCAATCACTATTTCAGTTGGAATACAAGCGCAGTGGCAATATTTCTAGCAATCCTTGGGTTGACAGTCCTTCCTGTTAATGCTGTTGTTGGAACATACATCAGCAACATGTTTGAGGACAG GCAACTCCTCATGGTATCTCAAATTACGTTGCTAGTAGGCATTATTTTCAGCTTCAAAGTTACGAGTACATACTCTGTTGTCCAGTATGTTGTCTCAGCACTTGTCACATTTGTTTCTGCAGAAGTTCTTGAAG GCGTGAACCTTTCCCTCCTATCAAGCGTGATGTCGTCCCGCCTCTCCCGTGGCACATACAACGGTGGTCTCCTCTCGACGGAGGCTGGGACCCTGGCGAGGGTGGTCGCCGACTGCACCATCACCGCGGCAGGGTACCTGGGCGTGGGGATGCTCCTCAACGTCACCCTGCTACCATCCCTGGTGATATGTGTTGCGTCCATTGCCTGCACCTTCCTGACGTATAACTCAGGGGCGAAGCCAGGATTAATCCTCGCCGGGGTCAGCACAAACCCATAG